In the genome of Gloeotrichia echinulata CP02, one region contains:
- a CDS encoding DUF3696 domain-containing protein, whose amino-acid sequence MISSLTLTNFKPFQNQSLTFRPLTLLSGLNSTGKSSVLQALLLLRQSYQKGLLLERGLVLNGDLVNIGTVGDAIFEGASKQDELIFEIHWNDSTKSTWKFKNEEDIGANFLQLTSEHVDSQIYESSSLFNQNFHYIEAERIGPRVFNQMSYDKVQLLGTMGARCEYTLHFLAVNESKLIYHQKLSHPKVKTSQPQFGDPKEKSLTLIDQVEAWMGEISPGTRIRLKSNPDMDLINLQCAYGDSNPYRATNVGFGITYTLPIIVAVLASEPDTLILVENPEAHLHPRGQAKMGELLALAASCGIQVVIETHSDHVLNGIRLAVHGGKIKQNDVQLHYFQRQEKQGQAVIEVVSPRIDRNGRIDKWPDGFFDEWEKSLDVLLEPAEE is encoded by the coding sequence ATGATTAGTTCCCTAACGCTCACAAATTTTAAGCCTTTTCAAAATCAATCTCTTACATTCAGACCACTAACACTTTTATCAGGACTTAACAGTACTGGTAAATCTTCAGTTTTACAAGCTTTATTATTATTAAGGCAATCTTATCAAAAAGGATTGCTATTAGAAAGAGGCTTAGTCCTCAATGGTGATTTAGTTAACATTGGTACAGTTGGAGATGCTATTTTTGAAGGTGCATCGAAACAAGATGAATTAATATTTGAAATTCATTGGAATGATAGTACAAAAAGTACTTGGAAATTTAAAAATGAAGAAGATATAGGAGCTAATTTTTTACAACTTACTTCGGAACATGTAGATTCTCAAATCTATGAATCATCCAGTCTTTTTAATCAAAACTTTCATTACATTGAAGCAGAGCGGATAGGACCTAGAGTATTTAATCAAATGTCATATGATAAAGTTCAATTACTCGGAACAATGGGCGCTAGATGTGAATACACATTACATTTTTTGGCAGTTAATGAAAGTAAACTTATTTATCATCAAAAATTAAGTCATCCAAAAGTAAAAACTTCACAGCCACAATTTGGCGATCCAAAGGAAAAATCACTAACTTTAATAGATCAAGTCGAAGCATGGATGGGAGAAATTAGCCCAGGTACACGCATCAGGCTAAAATCAAATCCAGACATGGATTTGATCAATTTGCAATGTGCGTACGGAGATAGTAATCCTTATCGTGCAACTAATGTTGGCTTCGGAATTACCTACACTTTACCAATTATTGTAGCAGTACTCGCCTCAGAACCTGATACACTAATTCTAGTTGAAAATCCAGAAGCTCATCTTCATCCGAGAGGACAAGCAAAAATGGGTGAATTATTAGCACTTGCAGCTAGTTGTGGTATTCAAGTAGTAATAGAAACGCATAGTGACCATGTTTTAAATGGTATTCGTCTTGCCGTTCATGGAGGGAAAATAAAGCAAAATGACGTTCAACTACATTATTTTCAGCGACAAGAAAAACAAGGACAAGCTGTTATAGAAGTAGTATCACCGCGTATTGATAGAAACGGAAGAATTGATAAATGGCCGGATGGATTCTTTGATGAATGGGAAAAAAGTTTAGATGTTTTACTTGAGCCTGCGGAGGAATAG
- a CDS encoding DUF3696 domain-containing protein yields MEGKIKQNDVQLHYFQRQEKQGQAVIEVVSPRIDRNGRIDKWPDGFFDEWEKSLDVFT; encoded by the coding sequence ATGGAGGGAAAAATAAAGCAAAATGACGTTCAACTACATTATTTTCAGCGACAAGAAAAACAAGGACAAGCTGTTATAGAAGTAGTATCACCGCGTATTGATAGAAACGGAAGAATTGATAAATGGCCGGATGGATTCTTTGATGAATGGGAAAAAAGTTTAGATGTTTTTACTTGA
- the trpS gene encoding tryptophan--tRNA ligase — translation MGKQRVLSGVQPTGNLHLGNYLGAIRNWVEIQDQYDNYFCVVDLHAITVPHNPATLAADTYNIAALYLACGIDLNYSSIFVQSHVSAHSELTWLLNCITPLNWLQDMIQFKEKAVKQGENVSVGLLDYPVLMAADILLYQADQVPVGEDQKQHLELTRDIVNRFNHQFAKPDQPVLKLPAPLIRKEGARVMSLTDGTRKMSKSDPSELSRINLLDTPEQITNKIKRCKTDPVRGLTFDDPERPECHNLLTLYTLLAGKTKEEVAAECQDMGWGQFKPLLTETAIHALKPMQEKYQAVMDDKGYLESVLRDGREKAQAIANQTLAQVKAALGYSVPL, via the coding sequence ATGGGTAAGCAGCGCGTTCTTTCGGGAGTTCAACCTACTGGAAATCTACATTTGGGCAACTATTTAGGGGCAATTCGCAACTGGGTAGAAATCCAAGACCAGTACGATAATTACTTTTGTGTGGTGGATTTACACGCTATCACTGTACCGCATAATCCGGCGACGTTGGCAGCAGATACTTACAACATCGCCGCTCTTTATCTAGCCTGTGGCATTGATTTAAACTATTCTAGTATCTTTGTGCAATCTCATGTTTCAGCACATAGCGAACTGACTTGGTTGCTCAACTGCATCACACCCTTAAACTGGTTGCAAGATATGATCCAGTTTAAGGAAAAGGCTGTGAAGCAGGGTGAAAATGTCAGCGTTGGCTTGTTAGACTACCCAGTGCTGATGGCGGCTGATATTTTGCTGTATCAAGCAGATCAAGTACCTGTGGGTGAAGACCAAAAGCAACACTTGGAATTGACGCGGGATATTGTCAATCGATTTAATCACCAATTTGCCAAACCAGACCAGCCAGTGCTGAAGTTACCCGCACCTTTAATCCGTAAGGAAGGCGCAAGGGTAATGAGTTTGACCGATGGTACTCGCAAAATGTCGAAGTCTGATCCATCGGAATTGAGCCGGATTAATTTGCTAGATACACCGGAGCAGATTACTAATAAAATAAAGCGCTGTAAAACTGATCCGGTTCGCGGTCTAACTTTCGACGATCCCGAACGTCCAGAGTGTCATAACTTGTTAACACTGTATACCCTACTTGCTGGTAAAACCAAAGAAGAAGTAGCAGCGGAATGTCAAGATATGGGCTGGGGACAATTCAAACCATTATTGACAGAAACAGCAATTCATGCATTGAAGCCGATGCAAGAAAAATATCAGGCGGTAATGGATGACAAAGGCTATTTAGAGTCTGTATTGCGGGATGGAAGAGAAAAAGCACAAGCGATCGCTAACCAAACTCTCGCACAAGTCAAAGCGGCTTTGGGTTATTCTGTACCTCTTTGA
- a CDS encoding methylenetetrahydrofolate reductase yields the protein MQDTNSPTILNTFQRAAQAGEFLITAEVAPPKGGDPMHMIEMAATLKGRVHAVNITDGSRAVLRMSSLVASVILLQNGIEPICQIACRDRNRIGIQADLMGAHALGIRNILALTGDPVKAGDHPDAKGVFDLEAVRLLQLIRKMNQGVDYNEKPLTDGVLDLFAGAAVDPQSASWSGLQSRFERKIEAGAQFFQSQLITDFERLEKFMDKIASAHQKPILAGIFLLKSAKNAQFINKVVPGVNIPQHIIDRLAKAKDPLQEGVKIAAEQVQIAQQLCQGVHMMAVKREDLIAPILELAGVERVNK from the coding sequence ATGCAAGATACCAATAGTCCTACAATCTTGAATACCTTTCAAAGAGCCGCACAAGCAGGGGAGTTTTTAATCACTGCTGAAGTAGCGCCTCCGAAAGGTGGAGATCCAATGCACATGATTGAAATGGCGGCGACCCTTAAGGGGAGGGTTCATGCTGTCAATATTACCGATGGTAGCCGCGCCGTATTGCGGATGTCTTCGTTGGTAGCGTCGGTGATTTTATTGCAAAATGGCATTGAGCCGATTTGTCAGATAGCGTGCCGCGATCGCAATCGTATAGGTATACAAGCTGACCTGATGGGCGCCCATGCTTTAGGTATCCGCAATATTTTAGCACTGACAGGCGACCCAGTAAAAGCAGGGGATCATCCCGATGCCAAAGGCGTTTTTGATTTAGAAGCTGTGCGTTTGCTGCAACTAATTAGGAAAATGAATCAGGGTGTTGACTACAACGAAAAACCCCTGACCGATGGCGTCTTAGACTTATTTGCCGGTGCTGCAGTCGATCCGCAATCTGCGAGTTGGTCTGGTTTGCAGAGTCGATTTGAACGCAAAATTGAAGCGGGAGCGCAGTTTTTTCAAAGTCAATTAATTACCGATTTTGAAAGACTAGAAAAGTTTATGGACAAGATAGCTTCTGCCCATCAAAAACCAATTTTGGCGGGAATTTTTCTGTTAAAATCGGCAAAAAATGCTCAGTTTATTAATAAAGTTGTCCCTGGTGTAAATATTCCCCAGCACATTATTGATAGATTGGCGAAAGCCAAAGACCCGCTACAAGAAGGGGTAAAAATTGCAGCCGAGCAAGTACAGATAGCGCAGCAATTGTGTCAAGGTGTGCATATGATGGCGGTGAAGCGGGAAGATTTGATAGCCCCGATTTTGGAGTTGGCGGGGGTGGAAAGGGTAAACAAGTAA
- a CDS encoding DUF262 domain-containing protein, producing the protein MTDLNNHNVELLDEETLEEEDNDEEQEEKVSFQYDPDEINIVTREPTIEQLLRRIGEEALDLAPDFQRHANLWKEDAQSRLIESIIIRIPIPALYIDATNEDKWLVVDGLQRLFAIKRFMLDRKLKLSGLEYLTNLEGKTFEQIERRYQRRLEETQLTVYLIDKGTPPEIKYNIFKRINTGGLALSPQELRHALNPGKGTKFLTQLAADPKFKQVVNLGNNRKMRMDDREFILGFIAFTLTSYQDYADNRDTFLTKALSKTNKLSETELNKIENNFRRTMVAAWNIFGKNAFRKISNSQKKQFPINKALFESWSVLLSKLSDEEIQHLIDRKTELINKYKQYVDNDKYFLESISQASERVQYRFMITEKIIQEVLV; encoded by the coding sequence ATGACAGATTTAAATAACCATAACGTAGAATTACTTGATGAAGAAACTTTAGAGGAAGAAGACAATGATGAAGAGCAAGAGGAAAAAGTTAGTTTCCAGTATGATCCTGATGAAATTAACATTGTAACGAGGGAGCCAACCATTGAGCAATTACTTAGAAGAATTGGCGAAGAAGCGCTAGATTTAGCACCTGATTTTCAACGTCATGCGAATTTATGGAAAGAAGATGCTCAAAGTAGGCTCATAGAATCTATTATTATTCGCATCCCCATACCAGCATTGTATATAGATGCTACTAATGAGGATAAATGGTTAGTAGTCGATGGATTACAGCGTTTATTTGCCATAAAACGCTTTATGCTAGACAGAAAACTCAAACTATCTGGATTAGAATATCTTACAAATCTCGAAGGTAAAACATTCGAGCAGATTGAGCGTAGATACCAACGCCGCCTGGAAGAAACTCAACTAACAGTCTATTTGATAGATAAAGGGACACCTCCAGAAATTAAATATAATATTTTCAAACGCATTAATACAGGAGGACTAGCTTTATCTCCTCAAGAATTACGCCATGCTCTTAATCCTGGTAAGGGAACAAAGTTTTTAACTCAATTAGCCGCAGATCCAAAATTTAAACAGGTAGTTAACCTGGGAAACAACCGTAAAATGCGTATGGATGATCGGGAATTTATACTAGGTTTTATAGCCTTTACTCTAACGTCTTATCAAGATTATGCAGATAATAGAGATACTTTTTTGACCAAGGCATTATCTAAGACAAATAAACTTTCTGAGACAGAGTTAAATAAAATAGAAAATAATTTTAGAAGAACAATGGTGGCTGCTTGGAATATATTTGGTAAAAATGCATTTCGTAAAATATCTAATTCCCAAAAGAAGCAGTTTCCTATAAATAAAGCTTTATTTGAATCTTGGTCAGTGCTTTTAAGCAAATTAAGCGATGAAGAAATTCAACATTTGATAGATAGGAAAACAGAATTAATCAATAAATATAAGCAATATGTAGACAATGATAAATACTTTTTAGAATCTATATCTCAGGCATCAGAAAGAGTACAGTATAGATTTATGATTACCGAGAAAATTATTCAAGAGGTACTTGTATGA
- a CDS encoding AAA family ATPase, translated as MLASELPTLTNYCSRYSPQNLITLILVENPEAHLHPRGQAKMGELLALAASCGIQVVIETHSDHVLNGIRLAVHGGKNKAK; from the coding sequence ATGTTGGCTTCGGAATTACCTACACTTACCAATTATTGTAGCAGGTACTCGCCTCAGAACCTGATTACACTAATTCTAGTTGAAAATCCAGAAGCTCATCTTCATCCGAGAGGACAAGCAAAAATGGGTGAATTATTAGCACTTGCAGCTAGTTGTGGTATTCAAGTAGTAATAGAAACGCATAGTGACCATGTTTTAAATGGTATTCGTCTTGCCGTTCATGGAGGGAAAAATAAAGCAAAATGA